One Nitrospirota bacterium DNA segment encodes these proteins:
- a CDS encoding RidA family protein, translating into MRRKIIKTDKAPQAIGPYSQAVEAGGFVFLSGQIPIDPKTGAVIQGDSKAQARQVLENAQAILVAADVSFLSVVKSTIYLKNMSDFNSVNEVYAEYFPSDPPARATVEVSRLPKDAAIEMEFVAWKGKG; encoded by the coding sequence ATGCGTCGTAAGATCATTAAAACCGATAAGGCGCCTCAGGCAATCGGCCCCTATTCCCAGGCTGTGGAGGCAGGCGGCTTCGTCTTCCTGTCCGGACAGATACCGATCGATCCAAAGACCGGTGCGGTGATCCAGGGTGATAGTAAAGCACAGGCCAGGCAGGTGCTCGAAAACGCACAGGCCATCCTGGTTGCGGCAGACGTCAGTTTTTTGTCTGTTGTAAAGTCCACCATCTATCTGAAGAACATGAGTGACTTCAATTCCGTGAACGAGGTCTATGCGGAATATTTCCCGTCCGATCCCCCTGCCCGCGCCACGGTCGAGGTGTCGCGCCTGCCGAAGGACGCGGCCATAGAAATGGAGTTTGTCGCCTGGAAAGGAAAGGGTTGA